The archaeon BMS3Bbin15 genome has a segment encoding these proteins:
- a CDS encoding transcription factor, with amino-acid sequence MECEVCGKPIFGRPLRVVIEGSEMKTCKSCAKFGEVREIKSPQQQKQVRKRSYHKPKPEHIPDVVGDYHDVIRKAREKNGLTQEELGLIINERASVINRLESKRMSPSISLTKKLERALEIKLLEESEESSPGEFKRGENAELTIGDIIKVKKKG; translated from the coding sequence ATGGAGTGTGAAGTCTGCGGAAAACCTATTTTTGGGAGACCTTTGCGTGTAGTTATTGAAGGTAGTGAGATGAAAACCTGTAAAAGCTGTGCAAAGTTCGGAGAAGTAAGAGAGATAAAAAGTCCTCAGCAGCAGAAACAGGTGAGAAAAAGGAGCTATCACAAACCAAAACCAGAGCATATACCGGATGTGGTAGGGGATTATCATGACGTAATAAGAAAAGCTAGGGAAAAAAATGGTTTGACACAGGAAGAGCTTGGCCTGATTATAAATGAAAGAGCCTCTGTAATAAATCGTCTGGAGTCAAAGCGTATGAGCCCCAGTATCTCACTGACAAAGAAGCTTGAAAGAGCTCTTGAGATTAAACTTCTCGAAGAGTCTGAAGAATCTTCTCCCGGTGAGTTCAAGAGGGGTGAGAATGCTGAACTTACCATAGGTGATATTATAAAAGTCAAGAAGAAGGGCTAA